Proteins encoded in a region of the Corynebacterium genitalium ATCC 33030 genome:
- a CDS encoding DNA-directed RNA polymerase subunit beta, which translates to MLEGPILAVSPQTKSVAAIPGAPERYSFAKIAEPIALPGLLDVQSESFAWLVGTPEWRERQAEERGSDARITSGLEDILEEISPIQDYSGNMSLSLSDPYFEDIKYTIDECKDKDINYSAPLYVTAEFINNDTQEIKSQTVFIGDFPLMTDKGTFIVNGTERVIVSQLVRSPGVYFDETIDKSTERPLHSVKVIPSRGAWLEFDVDKRDTVGVRIDRKRRQPVTVLLKALGWTTEQIKERFGFSEIMMTTLENDGVANTDEALLEIYRKQRPGEQPTRDLAQSLLENAFFRAKRYDLARVGRYKVNRKLGLGGDHDGEMTLTEEDIATTLEYLVRLHAGEREMTSPEGVVIPINTDDIDHFGNRRLRTVGELVQNQVRVGLSRMERVVRERMTTQDAESITPTSLINVRPVSAAIREFFGTSQLSQFMDQNNSLSGLTHKRRLSALGPGGLSRERAGIEVRDVHPSHYGRMCPIETPEGPNIGLIGALASYARVNPFGFIETPYQKVVDGQITDEIDYLTADEEDRFAIAEAATAHDADRNITADRIEVRLKDGDIGVVGPKDVDYVDISPRQMVSVATAMIPFLEHDDANRALMGANMQKQAVPLLRSEAAYVATGTEMRAAYDAGDIVIANNAGVVEDVTGDVITIMDDEGQRESYLLRTFERTNQGTCYNQTPIVSAGDRVEAGQVIADGPGTKDGEMALGTNLLVAFMPWEGHNYEDAIILNQRVVEQDVLTSVHIEEHEIDARDTKLGAEEITREIPNVSEDVLKDLDERGIIRIGADVRDGDILVGKVTPKGETELTPEERLLRAIFGEKAREVRDTSLKVPHGETGKVIAVRRFSREDDDDLSPGVNEMIRVYVAQKRKIQDGDKMAGRHGNKGVVGKILPEEDMPFMADGTPVDIILNTHGVPRRMNIGQVLEVHLGWLAHAGWTVNPDDPANAKLLETLPEQLYDVPPESLTATPVFDGATNDEIAGLLANTKPNRDGDVMVDGDGKTVLFDGRSGEPFKYPISVGYMYMLKLHHLVDEKIHARSTGPYSMITQQPLGGKAQFGGQRFGEMEVWAMQAYGAAYTLQELLTIKSDDVVGRVKVYEAIVKGDNIPDPGIPESFKVLLKELQSLCLNVEVLSTDGTPMELSGDDDEYDQAGSSLGINLSRDEGSAADTA; encoded by the coding sequence GCCCGCATTACCTCCGGCCTCGAGGACATCCTCGAGGAAATTTCCCCGATTCAGGACTACTCGGGAAACATGAGCCTGTCTTTGTCCGATCCGTACTTTGAGGACATCAAGTACACGATCGACGAGTGCAAAGATAAGGACATCAACTACTCCGCACCCCTGTACGTGACGGCGGAGTTCATTAACAACGACACCCAGGAGATCAAGTCCCAGACCGTCTTCATCGGCGATTTCCCGCTGATGACAGACAAGGGCACGTTCATTGTCAACGGCACCGAGCGCGTCATTGTCTCGCAGCTGGTGCGTTCCCCGGGTGTGTACTTCGACGAGACAATCGACAAGTCCACCGAGCGTCCGCTGCACTCCGTGAAGGTCATTCCTTCCCGCGGCGCATGGCTGGAGTTCGACGTGGACAAGCGCGACACCGTCGGTGTGCGCATTGACCGCAAGCGTCGTCAGCCGGTGACTGTGCTGCTCAAGGCCCTGGGTTGGACCACGGAGCAGATCAAGGAGCGTTTCGGCTTTTCCGAGATCATGATGACCACGCTGGAGAACGACGGCGTGGCCAACACCGATGAGGCTCTGCTGGAGATTTACCGCAAGCAGCGCCCGGGTGAGCAGCCGACGCGCGATCTGGCGCAGTCCCTGCTGGAGAACGCGTTCTTCCGTGCGAAGCGCTACGACTTGGCTCGCGTCGGCCGCTACAAGGTCAACCGCAAGCTCGGTCTGGGCGGCGACCACGACGGTGAGATGACTCTGACTGAAGAGGACATTGCCACCACGCTCGAGTACTTGGTGCGCCTGCACGCCGGCGAGCGCGAGATGACCTCCCCGGAGGGCGTGGTCATCCCGATCAACACCGACGACATCGACCACTTCGGCAACCGCCGCCTGCGCACCGTGGGCGAGCTGGTGCAGAACCAGGTCCGTGTCGGCCTGTCCCGCATGGAGCGTGTGGTTCGTGAGCGCATGACCACCCAGGACGCGGAGTCCATCACTCCGACGTCCCTGATCAACGTGCGCCCGGTGTCCGCCGCGATCCGCGAGTTCTTCGGCACCTCCCAACTGTCGCAGTTCATGGACCAGAACAACTCGCTGTCCGGTCTGACCCACAAGCGTCGCCTGTCCGCGCTGGGCCCGGGCGGTCTGTCCCGTGAGCGCGCCGGCATTGAGGTCCGCGACGTGCACCCGTCGCACTACGGCCGCATGTGCCCGATCGAAACCCCGGAAGGTCCGAACATTGGTCTGATCGGTGCGCTGGCGTCCTACGCTCGCGTGAACCCGTTCGGCTTCATCGAGACGCCGTACCAGAAGGTCGTCGACGGTCAGATCACTGACGAGATCGACTACCTCACCGCCGATGAAGAGGATCGCTTCGCCATCGCTGAGGCCGCTACGGCCCACGACGCTGACCGCAACATCACCGCGGACCGTATTGAGGTGCGCCTCAAGGACGGCGATATCGGTGTCGTCGGTCCGAAAGACGTCGACTACGTGGACATCTCCCCGCGCCAGATGGTTTCAGTCGCGACGGCGATGATTCCGTTCCTGGAGCACGACGACGCGAACCGTGCGCTCATGGGTGCGAACATGCAGAAGCAGGCTGTGCCGCTGCTGCGCTCTGAGGCTGCATACGTGGCCACCGGTACGGAGATGCGCGCGGCGTATGACGCTGGCGACATCGTCATCGCGAACAACGCAGGTGTCGTTGAAGATGTGACCGGCGACGTGATCACCATCATGGACGACGAGGGTCAGCGCGAGTCCTACCTGCTGCGCACCTTTGAGCGCACGAACCAGGGCACGTGCTACAACCAGACCCCGATTGTGTCTGCAGGCGACCGCGTCGAGGCTGGCCAGGTCATCGCTGATGGCCCGGGCACCAAGGACGGCGAGATGGCACTGGGCACCAATCTGCTCGTCGCTTTCATGCCGTGGGAAGGCCACAACTACGAGGACGCGATCATCCTCAACCAGCGCGTGGTGGAGCAGGACGTGCTCACCTCCGTGCACATCGAGGAGCACGAGATCGATGCCCGCGACACCAAGCTGGGTGCGGAAGAGATCACCCGCGAGATCCCGAACGTCTCTGAGGACGTGCTCAAGGACCTCGACGAGCGCGGCATCATCCGCATCGGTGCGGACGTGCGCGACGGCGACATCCTGGTGGGTAAGGTCACCCCGAAGGGTGAAACCGAGCTGACTCCGGAGGAGCGCCTACTGCGCGCCATCTTCGGCGAAAAGGCCCGTGAGGTCCGCGACACCTCCCTGAAGGTGCCGCACGGTGAGACCGGCAAGGTCATCGCTGTCCGTCGCTTCTCCCGTGAGGACGACGACGATCTGTCGCCGGGTGTCAACGAGATGATCCGTGTCTACGTTGCTCAGAAACGCAAGATCCAGGACGGCGACAAGATGGCCGGCCGCCACGGCAACAAGGGTGTCGTGGGCAAGATCCTGCCTGAGGAGGACATGCCGTTCATGGCTGACGGCACCCCAGTGGACATCATCCTGAACACCCACGGTGTGCCGCGTCGTATGAACATCGGTCAGGTGCTCGAGGTTCACCTGGGCTGGCTGGCTCACGCTGGTTGGACCGTCAACCCGGATGACCCGGCGAACGCGAAGCTCCTGGAGACTCTGCCTGAGCAGCTTTACGACGTGCCTCCCGAGTCCCTGACCGCCACCCCGGTCTTCGACGGCGCGACGAACGACGAGATCGCAGGTCTTCTGGCCAACACCAAGCCGAACCGCGATGGCGACGTCATGGTCGATGGCGACGGCAAGACGGTGCTTTTCGACGGACGCTCCGGCGAACCGTTCAAGTACCCGATCTCCGTCGGCTACATGTACATGCTCAAGCTGCACCACCTGGTGGACGAGAAGATTCACGCCCGCTCCACCGGCCCGTACTCCATGATTACCCAGCAGCCGCTGGGTGGTAAGGCCCAGTTCGGTGGCCAGCGCTTCGGTGAGATGGAGGTGTGGGCGATGCAGGCATACGGCGCCGCCTACACCCTGCAGGAGCTGCTGACGATCAAGTCGGACGACGTGGTCGGACGTGTCAAGGTCTACGAAGCCATCGTCAAGGGCGACAACATCCCTGACCCGGGAATCCCGGAGTCGTTCAAGGTGTTGCTCAAGGAGCTGCAGTCGCTGTGCCTGAACGTGGAGGTCCTCTCCACCGACGGCACCCCGATGGAGCTGTCCGGCGATGATGACGAGTACGACCAGGCTGGATCCTCGTTGGGCATTAACTTGTCCCGTGACGAGGGTTCCGCGGCTGACACGGCATAA